One genomic window of Moorella glycerini includes the following:
- the ndk gene encoding nucleoside-diphosphate kinase, protein MERTFAMIKPEGVERGLIGAIIGRIELKGYRIVALKMLRLTPELAARHYAEHQGKPFYRELISHITSGPVVAMVLEGPGVIASLRQMMGATNPKDAAPGTIRGDYALEVGKNVIHGSDSPASAAREIALFFTPGELGEEQAG, encoded by the coding sequence GTGGAACGCACCTTTGCCATGATTAAACCCGAAGGGGTAGAACGGGGACTGATCGGGGCTATCATCGGCAGGATTGAACTTAAAGGTTACCGGATTGTGGCCCTGAAAATGCTGCGGCTAACGCCGGAGCTGGCAGCCAGGCATTATGCCGAGCACCAGGGTAAACCCTTTTACCGGGAACTTATCAGCCACATTACCTCGGGTCCGGTGGTAGCCATGGTGCTGGAAGGCCCCGGCGTCATCGCCAGCTTAAGGCAAATGATGGGCGCCACTAACCCTAAAGATGCTGCTCCCGGTACCATCCGCGGGGATTATGCCCTTGAGGTGGGCAAGAATGTTATTCATGGTTCGGATTCCCCGGCCAGTGCGGCCCGGGAAATAGCCCTCTTTTTTACCCCCGGCGAACTGGGGGAAGAGCAGGCCGGGTAA
- a CDS encoding transcription repressor NadR, which translates to MKASERRQRIIELLENNQPRKGTELAALLGVSRQVIVQDVAVLRAAGFNILATPQGYLLPGPDTRCRRTFACQHDLAGLERELQIMVDYGGKVIDVVVEHPLYGEIRGYLMLASRYDVQKFVADLKASGARPLYTLTGSGVHLHTVEAAREDILDIIAAHLARAGFLLE; encoded by the coding sequence ATGAAAGCCAGTGAACGCCGGCAGAGGATCATCGAACTTTTAGAAAACAACCAGCCCCGCAAGGGCACCGAGCTGGCCGCCCTCCTTGGCGTCAGCCGCCAGGTTATTGTCCAGGATGTGGCCGTATTGAGGGCGGCAGGATTCAATATCCTGGCCACCCCCCAGGGCTATCTCCTGCCGGGTCCGGATACCCGCTGCCGGCGTACCTTTGCCTGCCAGCATGACCTGGCCGGCCTGGAGCGGGAATTACAGATTATGGTCGATTATGGAGGGAAAGTAATTGACGTTGTAGTAGAACACCCCCTGTACGGGGAAATCCGCGGTTACCTGATGCTCGCCTCCCGTTATGACGTCCAGAAGTTTGTCGCCGATTTAAAGGCCAGCGGGGCCAGACCCCTGTATACCCTTACTGGTAGCGGTGTGCACCTGCATACCGTGGAAGCAGCCAGGGAAGATATTTTAGATATAATTGCAGCCCACCTTGCCAGGGCAGGTTTTCTTCTCGAATAG
- a CDS encoding formate--tetrahydrofolate ligase codes for MANVPSDIEIAQAARMKPVMELARALGIEEDEVELYGKYKAKISLDVYRRLKDKPDGKLILVTAITPTPAGEGKTTTSVGLTDALARLGKKVMVCLREPSLGPSFGIKGGAAGGGYAQVVPMEDINLHFTGDIHAVTYAHNLLAAMVDNHLQQGNALNIDPRTVTWRRVIDLNDRALRNIVIGLGGKANGVPRETGFDISVASEVMACLCLASDLMDLKERFRRIVVGYTYDGKPVTAGDLEAQGSMALLMKDAIKPNLVQTLENTPAFVHGGPFANIAHGCNSITATKTALKLADYVVTEAGFGADLGAEKFYDVKCRYAGLKPDVTVIVATVRALKMHGGVPKSDLATENLAALRQGFENLEKHIENVGKFGVPAVVAINAFPTDTEAELNLLYDLCNKAGAEVALSEVWAKGGAGGIELAQKVLKTIETKPANFHPLYELDLSIKEKIYKIATEIYGADGVNYTAEADKAIERFEAMGYGNLPVVMAKTQYSFSDDMTRLGRPRNFTITVREVRLSAGAGFIVPITGTIMTMPGLPKRPAACNIDIDADGVITGLF; via the coding sequence TTGGCCAACGTACCCAGCGATATTGAAATCGCCCAGGCGGCCAGAATGAAACCTGTCATGGAGCTGGCCCGGGCCCTGGGCATTGAGGAAGATGAAGTAGAGTTATACGGTAAATACAAGGCAAAAATCTCCCTTGATGTCTACCGCCGGCTCAAGGATAAACCGGATGGCAAGCTCATCCTGGTCACGGCCATTACCCCCACCCCTGCCGGTGAAGGCAAAACTACCACCAGTGTCGGCCTGACAGACGCCCTGGCCCGCCTGGGAAAAAAGGTTATGGTTTGCCTGCGGGAGCCCTCCTTAGGTCCCAGCTTTGGCATCAAAGGTGGCGCTGCCGGCGGCGGTTATGCCCAGGTAGTACCCATGGAAGACATCAACCTGCACTTTACCGGTGACATCCATGCTGTCACCTATGCCCATAACCTCCTGGCGGCCATGGTAGATAACCACCTCCAGCAGGGCAACGCTTTAAACATCGATCCCCGGACCGTTACCTGGCGGAGGGTTATTGATCTTAATGACCGCGCCCTGCGCAATATTGTTATCGGCCTGGGCGGTAAAGCCAATGGTGTCCCCCGGGAGACCGGTTTTGATATCTCGGTAGCCTCGGAAGTCATGGCCTGCCTGTGCCTGGCCAGCGACCTCATGGACTTGAAGGAGCGTTTCCGCCGGATTGTCGTCGGCTACACCTATGACGGCAAGCCCGTAACTGCCGGCGACCTGGAAGCCCAGGGTTCCATGGCCCTGCTGATGAAGGACGCCATTAAGCCCAACCTGGTCCAGACCCTGGAGAACACCCCCGCCTTCGTCCACGGCGGTCCCTTTGCCAATATCGCCCACGGCTGCAACAGCATAACCGCTACCAAGACGGCCCTGAAACTTGCCGACTACGTCGTTACCGAGGCCGGTTTCGGTGCCGATCTGGGGGCAGAGAAGTTTTATGACGTTAAGTGCCGTTATGCCGGTCTCAAGCCCGACGTTACTGTCATTGTCGCCACCGTCCGCGCCCTCAAAATGCACGGCGGCGTACCGAAATCGGATCTGGCCACGGAAAACCTGGCAGCCCTGCGCCAGGGCTTTGAGAACCTGGAGAAACATATTGAAAACGTTGGCAAATTCGGGGTGCCGGCCGTGGTGGCCATTAACGCCTTCCCCACCGACACGGAAGCTGAATTAAATCTCCTCTATGACCTGTGCAACAAAGCCGGTGCCGAAGTGGCCCTGTCCGAAGTCTGGGCTAAAGGTGGCGCCGGCGGCATTGAACTGGCCCAAAAAGTTCTCAAAACCATTGAAACCAAACCGGCTAACTTCCATCCCCTCTATGAACTGGACCTCAGCATCAAAGAAAAGATTTATAAAATCGCTACCGAGATTTACGGCGCCGATGGGGTTAATTACACGGCCGAGGCCGACAAGGCCATCGAGCGCTTTGAAGCCATGGGTTACGGCAACCTGCCGGTGGTCATGGCCAAGACCCAGTACTCCTTCTCTGACGACATGACCAGGCTGGGGCGGCCGCGGAACTTTACCATTACCGTCCGCGAGGTAAGGCTCTCAGCTGGGGCCGGCTTTATCGTACCCATTACCGGTACCATTATGACCATGCCCGGCCTGCCTAAACGCCCGGCAGCCTGCAATATTGATATTGATGCCGACGGTGTTATCACCGGGCTGTTCTAA
- the folP gene encoding dihydropteroate synthase yields the protein MSWQETIEVINVPEAATARKLMEEIGVDARGIELMVPKALHYCLKLKDVPARAANILKQEMLARGGEAAMAAGVAGWSIEKTDVLLFATRRQLELLVEKLPQQYFGLNKLAAALKATLDSWEKTGVQVIQCPRGPLVLGRRTLVMGIVNVTPDSFSDGGHFYDPGAAVEHAHRLVDEGADIIDVGGESTRPGHEPVPAEEEWRRLEPVLKRLAAEIKVPISVDTYKAITARRALDLGVDIINDIWGCRADAAMAAVCAHYRAPIIIMHNQQGTTYRDLMFDILASLRESIRLAEENGIPPGQIIIDPGIGFGKDLQQNLEVMARLQELKVLGKPILLGTSRKSMIGKTLDLPVDQRLEGTAATVALGVAQGVDIIRVHDVRAMVRVARMADAIVRRF from the coding sequence ATGTCCTGGCAGGAGACCATAGAAGTAATTAACGTTCCCGAGGCAGCAACGGCCAGAAAATTGATGGAGGAGATTGGTGTCGATGCCCGGGGTATTGAGCTGATGGTACCCAAGGCCCTGCATTACTGCCTCAAGCTGAAAGATGTACCGGCCAGGGCGGCCAATATCTTAAAACAAGAAATGCTGGCCCGGGGCGGCGAGGCGGCCATGGCGGCAGGCGTAGCCGGCTGGTCCATCGAGAAGACCGATGTCCTGCTCTTTGCCACCAGGCGCCAGCTGGAACTTCTGGTAGAAAAGCTGCCCCAGCAGTATTTTGGCTTAAACAAGCTGGCTGCCGCGCTTAAAGCTACCCTGGACAGCTGGGAAAAGACAGGTGTCCAGGTGATCCAATGCCCGCGGGGTCCCCTCGTCCTGGGCCGGCGGACCCTGGTCATGGGGATTGTCAATGTAACGCCGGATTCCTTTTCCGATGGCGGCCATTTTTATGACCCCGGGGCGGCGGTGGAGCATGCCCACCGGCTGGTGGATGAAGGGGCCGATATCATCGACGTAGGCGGGGAATCAACCCGTCCCGGTCACGAGCCGGTGCCGGCCGAAGAAGAATGGCGCCGCCTGGAACCGGTTTTAAAGCGCCTGGCGGCCGAAATCAAAGTCCCTATTTCCGTGGATACCTATAAAGCTATTACGGCCCGGCGGGCCCTGGACCTGGGGGTTGATATCATTAACGATATCTGGGGCTGCCGGGCCGACGCCGCCATGGCTGCCGTGTGTGCACATTACCGGGCACCGATCATTATCATGCACAACCAGCAGGGGACAACCTACCGGGATTTAATGTTCGACATCCTCGCTTCCCTGCGGGAAAGTATCCGCCTGGCAGAAGAGAACGGGATACCCCCGGGGCAGATTATTATCGACCCTGGTATTGGTTTTGGCAAGGACCTGCAGCAGAACCTGGAAGTAATGGCCCGCTTACAAGAGCTAAAAGTACTGGGCAAACCCATCCTCCTGGGCACTTCGCGCAAGTCAATGATTGGTAAGACCCTCGATCTACCCGTTGACCAGCGCCTGGAGGGAACGGCCGCTACAGTGGCCTTAGGAGTAGCCCAGGGAGTCGATATAATTCGCGTTCATGACGTCCGGGCCATGGTACGGGTGGCCCGGATGGCCGATGCCATTGTGCGCCGGTTTTAA
- a CDS encoding phosphatase PAP2 family protein: MTLRRWLKAGDCYLFYYVNQRLQCPLLDQTMPWFTMLGSATFGLALSLATALLGREQTRLAGWQAMLALVGSHLVVRFCKGLVGRSRPYLVLPGARYLARPWQDFSFPSGHTAASFSLAVVFALNFPVLTWPLVTAAGLTGLSRMYVGMHYPSDVLGGATVGALFAYGVHSWPW; encoded by the coding sequence TTGACTTTAAGGCGCTGGTTGAAGGCGGGCGACTGTTACCTCTTTTATTATGTTAACCAACGCCTGCAGTGCCCCCTGCTGGACCAGACCATGCCCTGGTTTACCATGCTGGGAAGCGCTACCTTTGGACTGGCCCTTTCCCTGGCGACTGCTCTGCTGGGCCGGGAGCAAACGCGCCTGGCCGGCTGGCAGGCCATGCTGGCCCTGGTGGGCAGTCACCTGGTAGTCAGGTTTTGTAAAGGCCTGGTGGGCCGGAGTCGTCCCTACCTGGTCCTTCCCGGGGCCCGTTACCTGGCCCGGCCCTGGCAGGACTTTTCCTTCCCCTCGGGACATACGGCTGCCAGTTTTTCCCTGGCGGTAGTCTTCGCCCTGAATTTCCCGGTCCTTACCTGGCCGCTGGTTACGGCGGCCGGTTTAACCGGGCTCAGCCGCATGTATGTGGGCATGCACTACCCCTCCGATGTCCTGGGCGGGGCTACAGTTGGTGCCCTTTTTGCTTATGGAGTTCATTCCTGGCCCTGGTAG
- the pstB gene encoding phosphate ABC transporter ATP-binding protein PstB: MRQPKIRITNLNFYYGSKWALKDINLEIKPNSVTALIGPSGCGKSTFLRTLNRLNDLIEGARLSGEILLDGQNIYAPDVDVVNLRKRVGMVFQRPNPFPMSIYDNVAYGPRIHGIHNRKKLDQIVEQSLKAAALWDEVTDRLRQPALGLSGGQQQRLCIARLLAVEPEVVLMDEPSSALDPISTLKIEELIRILKEKYTIIIVTHNMQQAARVSDYTAFFLNGEMVEYDETEIIFTRPRDQRTEDYITGRFG; encoded by the coding sequence ATGAGGCAACCCAAAATAAGAATTACTAATTTAAATTTCTATTATGGTTCTAAATGGGCTTTAAAGGATATTAATCTAGAAATAAAACCCAATTCCGTCACGGCCCTCATTGGCCCCTCGGGGTGCGGCAAATCTACTTTTTTGCGGACTTTAAACCGCTTAAATGACCTCATTGAAGGAGCGCGACTTTCCGGGGAAATCCTTCTGGACGGGCAGAATATTTATGCTCCAGATGTCGATGTGGTCAACTTACGCAAACGGGTAGGTATGGTTTTCCAGCGTCCCAATCCCTTCCCCATGTCCATTTATGATAATGTGGCCTACGGTCCCCGGATTCACGGCATCCATAACAGGAAAAAACTGGACCAAATTGTGGAGCAGAGTCTTAAAGCAGCGGCCCTGTGGGATGAAGTGACCGACCGCCTGCGCCAGCCGGCCTTAGGGTTATCAGGGGGCCAGCAGCAGCGCCTGTGCATTGCCAGGCTCCTGGCCGTCGAGCCGGAAGTTGTTCTCATGGACGAGCCTTCCTCGGCCCTGGACCCCATTTCCACTTTAAAAATCGAAGAACTCATCCGGATCCTTAAGGAAAAATATACCATTATCATAGTTACTCATAATATGCAGCAGGCAGCTCGCGTTTCCGACTATACCGCCTTCTTCCTCAACGGGGAGATGGTGGAATACGATGAGACGGAAATCATCTTTACCAGGCCTCGCGACCAGCGGACGGAAGATTATATTACCGGTCGTTTCGGTTAA
- the phoU gene encoding phosphate signaling complex protein PhoU — MAITTRQGFQHSLEDLQQNILRMGSIVEQTIAKSVECLARQDARMAAEVVEGDVVVDEMELQIEDQCLKLIATQQPMAKDLRKIAAGFKIITDLERMADYSVDIARTAQRILETGQPLIKPLIDIPRMAELAQVMVKQALDAYVREDTELAYTVARADDQIDMLHNQVFRELLVFMMEDPKTISQATYLLFVSRYLERIADHATNIAEEAIYLATGERKELND, encoded by the coding sequence ATGGCCATCACAACCAGGCAGGGCTTTCAACATTCCCTGGAAGATTTGCAGCAAAACATCCTGCGCATGGGGAGTATTGTTGAACAAACCATTGCCAAATCAGTAGAGTGCCTGGCCAGGCAAGATGCCAGAATGGCCGCCGAAGTGGTTGAGGGCGATGTTGTTGTGGACGAGATGGAGTTACAAATTGAAGACCAGTGTTTAAAGCTTATTGCCACCCAGCAGCCCATGGCCAAGGATTTACGCAAAATTGCCGCCGGGTTTAAGATTATCACCGATTTAGAGCGCATGGCCGATTATTCAGTTGATATTGCCCGTACGGCCCAGCGCATCCTGGAAACAGGCCAGCCTTTGATCAAGCCCTTAATTGATATTCCCCGCATGGCCGAGTTAGCCCAGGTAATGGTCAAGCAGGCCCTGGATGCTTATGTCCGGGAAGATACAGAACTGGCCTATACGGTAGCCAGGGCAGACGACCAGATCGACATGCTCCACAACCAGGTCTTCCGGGAACTGCTGGTCTTCATGATGGAAGATCCCAAAACCATTAGCCAGGCTACCTATTTGCTCTTTGTCAGCCGTTACCTGGAGCGCATAGCCGACCATGCCACCAATATAGCCGAGGAAGCCATTTACCTGGCCACCGGCGAACGGAAAGAATTAAACGACTGA
- a CDS encoding MFS transporter gives MQSAMKLPFAILCAVPFIMVLGNSMLVPLLPVMRTTLNVSLVQVSLFITAFSLPAGLVIPFAGFLSDAYGRKPIMAPALLIYGLGGLLAGLAAWLVASPYYLILGSRILQGIGAGGTYQLAMALTSDIFQSKERTKALGLLEASNGLGKVVSPIAGSLVGLIAWFAPFFVYGFLAIPIGLAVWFFIKEPAGQDKNRVTFRTYFRDLGQVFQTRGLSLLACILAGMVVLFILFGVLSYVSDILEASYGIRGLSTGLLIAIPVGTMALTSYLSGSYLQQKAGNLLKMTIVAGLVLETAALVVMGFFDNIYIFFLAMVIMGMGTGIVLPSVNTLITSVSAKERGGITCLYGSMRFFGVALGPPAFGLAMTLSRLPLFLGAAVLVGLITFLTATFIQTEKMLPPELLPGH, from the coding sequence TTGCAGTCAGCAATGAAATTACCCTTTGCCATTCTTTGTGCCGTACCCTTTATTATGGTCCTGGGTAACTCCATGCTGGTTCCCCTGCTACCCGTCATGCGTACGACATTGAATGTCAGCCTGGTCCAGGTCAGCCTTTTTATTACGGCTTTTTCCCTGCCAGCCGGCCTGGTCATCCCCTTTGCCGGTTTCTTGTCCGATGCTTACGGCCGCAAACCCATTATGGCACCGGCCCTGCTCATTTACGGTTTGGGGGGGCTGCTGGCGGGCCTGGCTGCCTGGCTGGTAGCTTCCCCTTATTACCTGATCCTGGGTAGCCGCATTCTCCAGGGTATTGGTGCCGGGGGTACTTACCAGCTGGCCATGGCCCTGACCAGCGATATTTTCCAGAGCAAGGAGCGCACCAAAGCCCTGGGTTTGCTTGAGGCTTCCAACGGCCTGGGGAAGGTGGTCAGCCCCATTGCCGGCTCCCTTGTAGGCCTCATCGCCTGGTTCGCCCCTTTTTTTGTCTATGGCTTCCTGGCTATCCCCATTGGCCTGGCCGTGTGGTTCTTCATAAAAGAACCTGCGGGGCAAGATAAAAACAGGGTAACCTTCCGGACCTATTTCCGCGACCTGGGCCAGGTTTTCCAGACCAGGGGCTTATCCCTCCTGGCCTGCATCCTGGCCGGGATGGTTGTTCTTTTTATTTTGTTCGGGGTTTTGAGTTACGTCTCCGATATCCTGGAAGCGAGTTACGGCATCCGGGGCCTCAGTACCGGCCTGCTTATAGCCATTCCCGTGGGTACCATGGCCCTTACTTCCTATTTATCCGGTAGTTACCTGCAACAAAAGGCCGGTAACTTGCTGAAGATGACCATTGTTGCCGGCCTGGTCCTGGAAACCGCCGCCCTGGTAGTTATGGGCTTCTTTGATAATATCTATATCTTTTTCCTGGCCATGGTGATCATGGGGATGGGTACAGGTATCGTCCTGCCCTCAGTCAATACCTTGATAACCAGCGTAAGCGCTAAGGAAAGGGGTGGCATTACCTGCCTTTACGGTTCCATGCGTTTCTTTGGCGTTGCTCTGGGACCCCCGGCCTTTGGCCTGGCCATGACCCTGAGCCGGCTGCCTCTTTTCCTGGGAGCCGCCGTCCTGGTAGGACTGATAACCTTTTTAACGGCCACCTTTATCCAGACGGAAAAAATGCTGCCCCCGGAACTGTTACCCGGTCATTAA
- a CDS encoding YqhV family protein yields MFFFLPDKHVLAMAAVRVLSSMIELTAAILMLKLNRVEAALKINATLAFVGPTVMLTVMALGLWGLAGKISPVKMLTIILGVGLIFYGVRR; encoded by the coding sequence ATGTTTTTCTTTTTGCCGGACAAACATGTACTGGCCATGGCGGCAGTGCGCGTCCTGTCCAGCATGATTGAATTGACGGCGGCCATCCTGATGTTAAAATTAAACCGGGTTGAGGCCGCTTTAAAAATAAACGCGACCCTGGCTTTTGTTGGCCCGACAGTTATGCTGACGGTGATGGCCCTGGGACTCTGGGGCCTGGCCGGTAAAATCTCCCCCGTTAAAATGCTGACCATTATCCTGGGGGTGGGACTCATTTTTTATGGCGTCAGGCGGTAA
- a CDS encoding phosphosulfolactate synthase, with protein sequence MQEKATKTWKDVLEFPIGGRQQKPRQAGLTMVIDKGLGLTEFRDLLEVAAPYIDFIKLGFGTSVFYPAAILQEKIRLARSYNVAIFPGGTFFEVAVLQGRLNLYLQTARELGYTFIEISDGTIDLSRTVRLAAVRQARAAGFGVITEVGKKDPRDALSEALLLSQIAGDQEAGADYVIVEGRESGQGVVIYDGRGAVKEDILAGLLAGIKDLDRVIWEAPQKQQQQALIMRLGPNVNLGNVQPGDVLALEALRVGLRGDTLRTTLKVAEVS encoded by the coding sequence ATGCAGGAAAAAGCAACTAAAACCTGGAAAGATGTCCTGGAATTTCCCATTGGTGGACGCCAGCAAAAACCCAGGCAAGCAGGGTTGACCATGGTTATTGACAAGGGTCTGGGCCTGACGGAATTCAGGGATTTGCTGGAGGTGGCAGCACCCTATATTGATTTCATTAAACTTGGGTTTGGCACTTCCGTTTTTTACCCGGCGGCTATTTTACAGGAAAAAATTCGCCTGGCACGTTCTTACAATGTTGCTATTTTTCCCGGCGGCACCTTCTTTGAAGTCGCCGTTCTCCAGGGGCGGCTAAACCTTTACCTGCAAACGGCCAGGGAACTCGGGTATACTTTTATTGAAATCTCCGATGGAACTATTGACCTGAGCCGGACCGTGCGGCTGGCGGCGGTGCGCCAGGCCCGGGCGGCAGGCTTTGGCGTCATAACTGAAGTGGGCAAGAAGGACCCGCGGGATGCCTTAAGCGAAGCCCTTCTCTTAAGCCAGATTGCCGGCGACCAGGAGGCGGGGGCCGACTATGTCATCGTCGAGGGCCGGGAATCGGGCCAGGGAGTCGTCATTTACGACGGTCGCGGGGCCGTCAAGGAAGATATACTGGCTGGCCTGCTGGCAGGCATCAAGGACCTGGACCGGGTCATCTGGGAGGCTCCCCAGAAGCAGCAGCAGCAGGCTTTAATAATGCGCCTGGGGCCCAACGTTAACCTGGGCAATGTCCAGCCGGGGGATGTCCTGGCCCTGGAAGCCCTGCGGGTGGGGCTGCGGGGCGATACCCTGAGGACTACCCTGAAGGTGGCCGAAGTGAGTTAA